In Candidatus Acidiferrales bacterium, the sequence CCCGTTCCACATCTCCTTGCCCTTGACGAACAGCGTATCCCAGTGGTAGCGGCCCGGGTCGGAAAGGAAAAGCCAGTAGCGAGCCATTCTCACTCACCCCCGAACATCAAAGTGGGGTTACCGCTAAAACAAAAAGGAGACGAATGAAGCTCGTGCGCATTCGTCTCCGGTGCAGGATGCCGGCTTGCCCCTCTCTCCGCCGGGCAGCCTCCCTGCTCAGGTTTCAATTTCGACCAAAACACTATCGCCTTCAATTTTCACTTCGTAGGTCGGCACCTTAAGAGCGGCGTTCGTGGCAACCTGGCCGGTCTTGACATCATATTGCCAGCCGTGCCAGGGGCAGGTGACGACGTTTGCTTCGAGCATGCCCACGCCGAGCGGTCCGCCGCGATGCAGGCAGGTGTTGTCAATCGCGTAGATCGAGCCCTCCACATTGGCCAGCGCCACCGATTTCCCATCCACCTGAAATTCGCGAATGGTTCCTGGCGGCAGATCCACC encodes:
- a CDS encoding Rieske 2Fe-2S domain-containing protein, translating into MPKYARAAKLVDLPPGTIREFQVDGKSVALANVEGSIYAIDNTCLHRGGPLGVGMLEANVVTCPWHGWQYDVKTGQVATNAALKVPTYEVKIEGDSVLVEIET